One region of Drosophila teissieri strain GT53w chromosome 2L, Prin_Dtei_1.1, whole genome shotgun sequence genomic DNA includes:
- the LOC122611527 gene encoding uncharacterized protein LOC122611527 isoform X1, protein MDNRTHQRGRTCKDGFIRVDQTQTRKASCCRPVLKLAVLSISGSNTGPVERLHGFNKSAAAPACKVDDPDLAVLSCVRRDDPSQEPLLRQQVVLCHDDELALLDVGLLLVPLAPNLKAQDIFPGPSPPERLPD, encoded by the exons ATGGACAATCGGACGCATCAAAGGGGTCGTACCTGCAAAGATGGATTTATTCGAGTGGACCAAACTCAAACCAGGAAGGCATCATGTTGTCGACCTGTACTAAAGCTAGCCGTGCTGTCTATTTCTGGTT CCAACACCGGCCCCGTTGAACGCCTCCACGGCTTCAACAAAtcggcagcggcgccagcttgTAAGGTCGACGACCCTGACCTTGCCGTCCTCTCCTGCGTGCGTCGCGACGATCCTTCCCAGGAGCCACTGTTGAGGCAGCAGGTTGTCCTCTGCCACGACGACGAATTGGCCCTCCTCGACgttggccttctcctcgtGCCACTTGCCCCGAACCTGAAGGCCCAGGACATATTCCCGGGACCATCGCCGCCAGAACGTTTGCCTGACTGA
- the LOC122611527 gene encoding uncharacterized protein LOC122611527 isoform X2: MDNRTHQRGRTCKDGFIRVDQTQTRKASCCRPVLKLAVLSISGYLTLNSVIILM, from the exons ATGGACAATCGGACGCATCAAAGGGGTCGTACCTGCAAAGATGGATTTATTCGAGTGGACCAAACTCAAACCAGGAAGGCATCATGTTGTCGACCTGTACTAAAGCTAGCCGTGCTGTCTATTTCTGGTT ATTTGACTCTTAACTCGGTTATCATACTCATGTAA